From Hylaeus volcanicus isolate JK05 chromosome 2, UHH_iyHylVolc1.0_haploid, whole genome shotgun sequence, the proteins below share one genomic window:
- the LOC128872264 gene encoding uncharacterized protein LOC128872264 isoform X7, with product MASDNEASCASDPNFAVICSFLECFGKSCGIVYPDIAGLQEMLENTQDVPQQLIDLHIKLLRKTRKTVSPEKWERALVKFCHTYSNQDGWELERFGYKKARIAVKLRLLKVLLETQFDLNQKFKNEVNKVAANELRVEPLGRDKSGLAYWCQLDEECNIRVYREDVDEENWELVAKDREGVVNLISTLSNGEVGPIPINEDSNSLEISEKPIIDTGQITTSPSLEDEALQENGIRIEVSSVKKMEKMKSEDFELEIERHQGSSNEADDDAEEGLEIEDELSNDESSKQNTEEDDSQETIKMEAIESNRVQMPLLVSVSSLKLVNGKVDTLSEKKSVSPQKKEMNTIEETTVTSVASNSKPIETFKSEEHTIVSSSKVNAEELVPLKSIETPVITSPLKLANLSETIQVHEGKETVGIALNATKKSEDSVEQVMKPFDKLPNKNNLPFPSADIPTTHCKLSVKPIDQLAANLVRIQSEKLDKPNTMKSLEKIAENLARSGSIVGNIVNGDDDRLPQDFYARSQTEKTNRGHRGMDLSTSPRGWEGSNEQNKPMDFSGIDLSSRKLNKSIDLPSPGYRTQDFQHREMDLSTKKLNKPEVTNLPYDARAVMMRNHAMVADLSKRQMSFPTYDMSSAPYHNTTRISSKEDHRLPNYTILPDPSKITALRMNTTSVKRPLEGDDMQQDMLKRIRADVIPIRGTMDKRPIIGTNWRDEVGEAIEEPMMMVQGEGSGSDCDAVNPGLGEAVEEPIIFFYGEGSGEECQAGNPNDDTSADNKESNESKNEADSATSSLSLNSTEDSLVNEVSTGSLVANKSNIKLNRNFPQSSDNVKSNCQIVGSTQEKPKFKPTLGIQIIPKNTSSSMKRLSRWDVGKPGEKTECDSSIISNERDISSKKNESECKNFTRRSQDVKVDGNSVNTEDITFQERNVELGSPQKKGTGESSDEQKQSLTVQVSVQCDSSISLCQADTSEALDTCTEATATTRSINEKNIVQNICDSESIVSREKDSLEKIDNECKPVASSPPRFFFGPNCVSYTSKSEVSESQSDQIVSTTIQSKSETLQYECVSSSKPMEDIVSSYKSDDYDVTQTNNNSLKIKSYTPNSDNSHCENDNKSKTENVEGPTTNAWEQTVSSRYSVEEQQCAIPMAEANLSRSESKLNIEENLKSCSTVTTQDPTSSSENTTNECSKPEETEASDAISQPHSTNDLSKDASDAELENVIAAPTVTQCKILDEQLQNEKSDLENDPVNPTETPISCSEDKAECKSSDVCAILKNDETDSVSINNSCTSSFTQSPQLKTEYENNLSESNYPSRPECSTYQEVDSSAEKEMEHVSEKEFDSPAETCSKHSEKNDNFSEFDSQEERSIDTDNENMKNQVGSDADSMCVNYDKNSERIDALTDVGTQDEVSEDSEEMREKTLDDSVIKNSVPDINTELDFADSSTVTSSESIEQYNKDPLVPTISSSDDACIRDTSFHESVKVQLDSEKSPFKNECPMYNVLPEIVPDTNNFKPSKSDTVETTKEINLSNLAQTANEFEDVASEDRSSCADQESNKNMVINNISLESAKLHKHKTSSHESLSHDEDDHDTSLELRSSPSEGNEINSFDVPQTEKTENIANIELNSTDTTMKPTIPEIDDTDRCKDVTDHVEENQEQDLTNNIEDANDSQEENITDKAETEEPKVNRLSPSFRNPQESVNEIKQSLVPNYDSSDSNDGSDDVFEPVETESSRPRNKNTSNLEGTVIINKQTEKDDVEEPTMQSETLSNEIQNTLTNEQQSELSVESNIGKVTNKDAEYRENELTIEETAGQEHNCNIVQRDSNDKSIVSINENKSINSPEDNNIKELTVPSETGPGDAYNSLNKESIDSSLDKANNSIDTENTEEGIKWPGSATEKMESLVSERKDDSKPVGIEHKIRILMQTKEGIEPNDVNNQITRVNLKEQHLKSAEEKLVINLDNDVTCIEPEKMKHVTEELSIVEPYKKLKELSEFSDKQTKFDVSLHKESHLNKELPEVDASIHSVNVLPLKYDNISSGTDKSEICKNNISTISEDFKPMDNLQFVNFMTEKSENLGIRENHEKRNESLHVMNKVTESLPENIVPSVNDSTVIFNAQDIASESAIAKNDNKKEASKRLSDVSDIQDVPPLKSKPPYTESNEQVLDRLTSSEVQLDTNLDSCKQAEVPVNEAEVSGGTMSDTGVTALRKDDPSTVVNVADNASNQVQQKSSVVDSKQKVRRSEIQSIEIKEISLSSDDSMGADNENLFDTAPEEVDPLACTDEDTLRKLGDNEQNEVPAPKMGLRVKPVSELIYDGWKLDSMESPKVSRKRRNSSHESNSEDVRTKQEDESMMGGKRIRLRGKRIPDKQLRKSIEESRVVTISSEDEVVKCSPVKFEGQKIQNVSDDQGTPHSVMFERKTRGRPRGRRRRGYRGNARSTRPKHLQYGSNQVSEVSPEVHLERTLSNNDANLNITPISQKRRKKRKMVLGLEVGRDIAEVHSGLTQDETPVRQSRRIAQLKIKEEADKRRIEDEILVDSKDKKDSTEKKKRKKQKPESEEEVVIKEIETDKKSKRKRRRRKKKKMLAKFNEAHPWRSSSGSSSDEENEVEEEEDEEEEIESEGSLLFKSDHEFSPESDLEKDQESEPLRRARTAQKAQSDVEEADDEYACQKCDKADHPEWILLCDSCDKGWHCSCLRPALMLIPEGDWFCPPCQHNLLVTKLQESLRSYDQLAKRHENEVLRKKRLAFVGISLDNVLHKNESQRQKGSKASSQESESSSASSSSSSSSETSSSEESEPVYQLRERRSANKYKFNDYDAMINAAIQDEVEAIQGAGNQGRGKDIATIVNAKKEEAELQFKSELLSAEETQENKDNMDKKSEKDSDEEYKIEGEDVIDDNDDHKQVVKKFLSRKKPRKLNSLDISSEDDPESDEDFKGTSSEDEEDFDDHVTSSDESTFADTKRRGKRGDSRSVRRSTRARTMRYEEDFIDDDSEESDRPKRKKSRSAWDSDNEDSDNSWRQKKKKSKTLSTSRHKTLPKTKSKKKKKRKRIIESDNQSENDESIEGLRIEAQCEAQRQLEVEEPTIPEAVDIKLENATEGNDNIVAHEAKDTRLEGIKSELPQVSIVPLVDELGQQKKKKENITKPKKTTTIRRKIIYGGLPDENKPEEEEILGRRTRGRKINYQEEIATDSEEELKKALRRTGESEDEFIVNEGEDVIEDIDKGDIYNPKKDGHKSKNKSPKSRKPKKSKSPGVKRKMKT from the exons TTGCAGCTAACGAATTACGCGTGGAACCATTGGGGAGAGATAAATCTGGATTGGCATATTGGTGTCAACTTGACGAAGAGTGCAATATAAGGGTTTATAGAGAAGATGTAGACGAAGAGAATTGGGAACTTGTAGCTAA GGATCGAGAAGGCGTCGTTAATCTCATAAGCACTTTATCGAATGGAGAGGTTGGACCTATTCCGATCAACGAAGATAGTAATAGTTTAGAAATTTCCGAAAAACCTATTATCGATACGGGACAAATTACGACATCGCCGAGTCTGGAGGATGAGGCTTTGCAAGAAAATGGTATTCGAATTGAAGTTTCAAGCGtcaagaaaatggaaaagatgAAAAGTGAAGACTTTGAGCTTGAGATCGAACGACACCAAGGTAGTAGTAACGAAGCTGACGACGATGCGGAAGAGGGATTGGAAATCGAGGATGAATTATCGAACGATGAAAGTTCTAAACAAAATACCGAAGAGGACGATTCTCAGGAAACTATAAAAATGGAAGCTATAGAGTCAAATCGCGTTCAGATGCCCCTCTTAGTATCGGTATCATCTTTAAAACTTGTAAATGGCAAAGTTGATACATtgtcagaaaaaaaatcagtttcgcctcaaaagaaagaaatgaacaCGATCGAAGAAACAACAGTTACTTCCGTCGCGTCTAATTCTAAACCCATAGAAACATTTAAATCCGAAGAACATACAATAGTGAGTAGTTCGAAAGTTAACGCGGAAGAGTTGGTGCCTCTTAAATCGATCGAAACACCTGTTATCACATCTCCTCTTAAGTTGGCAAATCTTTCTGAAACGATACAAGTACACGAAGGGAAGGAGACGGTTGGCATCGCTTTGAACGCAACAAAAAAATCAGAAGATTCGGTGGAACAAGTTATGAAACCATTCGACAAGTtacctaataaaaataatcttcctTTTCCATCCGCGGATATACCAACAACGCATTGTAAATTATCTGTCAAACCAATAGATCAATTGGCTGCGAATCTTGTGAGGATACAATCTGAAAAACTTGACAAACCGAACACAATGAAATCGTTAGAGAAAATAGCTGAAAATCTAGCAAGGTCGGGAAGTATCGTTGGAAATATAGTAAACGGAGACGATGATAGATTACCTCAAGACTTTTATGCGAGAAGTCAGACGGAAAAAACCAATAGAGGGCACAGAGGTATGGATTTATCTACATCGCCTAGAGGCTGGGAAGGCTCTAACGAACAAAATAAGCCGATGGATTTCTCCGGAATTGATTTATCTAgtcgaaaattgaataaaagtaTAGACTTACCCTCTCCTGGTTACAGAACGCAAGATTTTCAACATAGAGAAATGGATCTCAGTAcgaaaaagttaaataaaccGGAAGTGACAAACTTACCATACGACGCGCGGGCTGTGATGATGCGTAATCACGCAATGGTAGCAGACTTGAGTAAAAGACAAATGTCGTTTCCTACGTACGACATGTCGTCTGCTCCGTATCATAATACTACAAGGATATCTAGCAAAGAAGATCACAGATTACCAAATTATACGATACTTCCAGATCCAAGTAAGATAACAGCTTTAAGGATGAATACAACATCGGTAAAACGTCCGTTGGAAGGGGACGATATGCAACAAGACATGTTAAAGAGAATAAGAGCAGATGTAATACCAATTAGAGGGACTATGGATAAAAGACCAATAATTGGTACTAATTGGAGAGATGAAGTTGGCGAAGCCATAGAGGAACCAATGATGATGGTTCAAGGCGAAGGATCTGGTAGCGACTGCGATGCAGTGAATCCTGGACTTGGTGAAGCGGTTGAGGAAcctatcatttttttttacggggAAGGATCTGGCGAAGAATGCCAGGCGGGTAACCCGAACGATGATACGTCAGCTGACAATAAGGAAAGCAATGAATCAAAAAACGAAGCTGATTCTGCTACTTCATCTTTATCCCTGAACTCAACCGAAGACAGTCTTGTAAACGAGGTGTCTACTGGATCGCTAGTAGCGAATAAaagtaacataaaattaaacagaaatttccCTCAATCCAGCGATAACGTCAAGAGTAATTGTCAAATTGTAGGCTCGACGCAAGAAAAGCCCAAGTTCAAGCCAACTCTGGGTATTCAAATCATACCCAAAAATACTAGCAGTTCCATGAAGAGGCTATCAAGGTGGGATGTCGGAAAACCGGGAGAAAAAACAGAATGCGATAGTAGTATCATATCAAACGAAAGAGACATatcatcaaagaaaaatgaaagtgagTGTAAAAATTTCACTAGGAGAAGTCAGGACGTTAAAGTTGACGGAAATTCTGTAAATACCGAGGATATAACTTTTCAAGAGAGGAACGTCGAATTAGGAAGTCCACAAAAGAAGGGTACAGGCGAGTCTTCTGACGAACAGAAACAAAGTCTCACCGTTCAAGTCTCCGTGCAATGTGACTCTTCTATATCTTTATGTCAAGCGGATACGTCGGAAGCATTAGACACTTGTACAGAAGCCACGGCTACAACACGTTCGATAAACGAGAAAAACATTGTACAGAATATCTGTGATTCGGAAAGTATCGTTTCACGCGAGAAGGACAGTTTAGAAAAAATAGATAACGAATGTAAACCGGTAGCTTCTTCTCCGCcaagatttttttttggacCTAACTGTGTTTCGTATACCTCGAAATCGGAAGTATCTGAATCACAGTCCGATCAAATAGTTTCAACCACTATACAATCGAAATCAGAAACGTTGCAATACGAATGCGTTTCTTCTTCGAAACCAATGGAAGACATAGTTTCTTCCTATAAATCGGACGATTACGACGTAAcgcaaacaaataataattcattgaaaatcaAATCGTATACACCCAACTCCGATAATTCGCATTGCGAAAACGATAACAAAAGTAAAACAGAAAACGTTGAAGGACCAACCACCAACGCATGGGAACAAACAGTCTCGTCGAGATATTCCGTAGAAGAACAACAATGCGCGATACCAATGGCAGAAGCAAATTTGTCTCGCTCGGAATCGAAACTAaacatcgaagaaaatttaaaatcctGTAGTACTGTTACCACGCAAGATCCTACTTCTAGTAGCGAAAATACAACAAACGAATGTTCGAAACCTGAAGAAACAGAAGCGTCGGATGCGATTTCGCAACCTCACAGTACGAATGATTTAAGTAAAGACGCTTCGGATGCGGAACTAGAAAATGTAATTGCAGCACCTACCGTAACGCAATGCAAGATATTAGACGAACAATTACAAAACGAAAAGTCGGATCTAGAGAACGATCCCGTTAATCCCACAGAAACTCCAATTTCTTGTTCCGAAGACAAAGCCGAATGTAAATCATCCGATGTATGCGCAATACTTAAAAATGATGAAACGGATTCGGTATCGATTAATAATTCGTGTACGTCATCTTTTACTCAAAGTCCACAATTAAAAACGgaatacgaaaataatttatccgaATCAAATTATCCAAGCAGGCCCGAATGTTCCACTTATCAAGAGGTTGATAGTTCGGCAGAAAAAGAGATGGAACATGTCTCtgaaaaagaattcgattcACCTGCTGAGACTTGTAGTAAGCACAgtgaaaaaaatgacaatttttcCGAATTCGACAGCCAGGAGGAACGATCGATAGACACTgacaatgaaaatatgaaaaaccaGGTTGGTTCCGATGCGGATTCGATGTGCGTGAATTATGACAAAAATAGTGAAAGAATCGATGCGTTAACAGACGTTGGTACGCAAGACGAAGTTTCAGAGGATTCCGAAGAGATGAGAGAAAAGACACTGGATGACTCGGTTATTAAAAACTCTGTGCCTGATATTAATACTGAATTAGATTTCGCGGACAGTTCGACTGTTACTAGCTCAGAATCGATTgaacaatataataaagatCCGTTAGTTCCTACAATAAGTAGCTCAGATGATGCCTGCATTCGAGATACGTCGTTTCATGAAAGTGTTAAAGTGCAACTAGATTCTGAAAAGTCGccctttaaaaatgaatgtcCTATGTACAATGTATTACCAGAGATAGTACCTGacacaaataattttaaaccaTCTAAATCTGATACTGTTGAAACtacgaaagaaattaatttatctaacTTAGCTCAAACTGCAAATGAATTTGAGGATGTTGCATCGGAGGACCGAAGTTCCTGTGCTGACcaagaatcgaataaaaatatggttattaataatatttcattggaaTCTGCTAAATTACACAAACACAAAACATCTTCCCACGAATCTTTGTCGCACGATGAGGACGATCACGATACCTCGTTGGAGTTACGTTCATCCCCCTCtgaaggaaatgaaattaattcgtttgaTGTTCCTCAAACAGAAAAAACGGAAAACATTGCaaatatcgaattaaattctaccGATACTACGATGAAACCTACGATACCAGAAATTGACGATACGGATCGATGCAAAGATGTTACAGATCACGTTGAAGAAAACCAAGAGCAAGATTTGACGAATAACATAGAAGATGCAAACGATTcgcaagaagaaaatattaccgACAAAGCAGAAACGGAAGAACCGAAAGTGAATCGGTTAAGTCCAAGCTTTCGAAATCCTCAGGAATCcgtgaatgaaattaaacaatctTTAGTTCCCAATTACGACAGCAGCGATTCCAACGATGGTAGCGACGACGTTTTCGAACCTGTCGAAACGGAATCAAGCAGACCTAGAAATAAGAACACCAGTAATTTAGAAGgaactgtaattattaacaagCAGACCGAGAAAGATGATGTCGAAGAACCAACTATGCAGAGCGAAACACTGTCTAACGAAATACAAAACACGCTCACCAATGAGCAACAGTCGGAGTTATCGGTAGAAAGTAATATTGGAAAAGTAACAAACAAAGACGCTGAATAtagagaaaatgaattaaccaTCGAAGAAACAGCTGGACAAGAACATAATTGTAATATCGTTCAACGTGATTCGAACGACAAATCAATCGTatcgataaatgaaaacaaaagtaTCAATAGTCCAgaggataataatattaaagaattgaCTGTTCCTTCGGAAACTGGTCCTGGGGATGCGTATAATTCGCTAAATAAAGAATCCATAGACTCGTCATTGGACAAAGCAAACAATTCGATAGATACCGAGAACACCGAAGAGGGAATTAAATGGCCAGGTTCGGCTACAGAAAAAATGGAGAGCTTGGTTTCCGAACGAAAGGACGATTCGAAACCAGTAGGCATCGAGCATAAAATAAGAATCCTTATGCAAACTAAAGAAGGTATCGAGCCCAACGATGTAAACAATCAAATAACTCGcgtaaatttaaaagaacaacATTTAAAATCTGCAGAAGAAAAATTGGTGATCAATTTGGATAACGATGTTACGTGTATTGAACctgaaaaaatgaaacacgTTACAGAGGAACTTTCAATCGTGGAACCGTATAAAAAGTTGAAAGAACTTTCAGAATTCAGcgataaacaaacgaaattcgACGTGAGTTTGCACAAAGAAAGTCACCTAAATAAAGAATTGCCAGAAGTCGATGCATCCATTCACTCGGTGAACGTGTTACCACTGAAATACGACAATATATCCTCGGGTACAGATAAATCAGAAATAtgtaagaataatatttcaactaTATCGGAAGATTTCAAGCCCATGGACAATTTacaattcgtaaattttatgACTGAAAAATCCGAAAATTTGGGTATCAGAGAAAATCACGAAAAGCGTAACGAATCGCTTCACGTAATGAATAAGGTCACGGAATCCCTCCCCGAGAATATTGTCCCGAGTGTAAACGACAGTACAGTAATTTTCAATGCCCAAGATATAGCATCAGAGTCAGCTATCGCGaaaaacgataataaaaaggaAGCTAGTAAAAGATTAAGCGACGTGTCCGATATCCAAGATGTTCCTCCGTTAAAGTCTAAACCTCCTTATACGGAATCAAACGAACAAGTATTGGATCGTTTAACTAGTTCCGAAGTGCAATTGGATACAAATTTGGATAGTTGTAAACAGGCAGAGGTACCCGTAAATGAAGCTGAAGTAAGCGGTGGGACAATGTCCGATACAGGTGTAACAGCATTAAGGAAAGATGATCCGAGTACAGTTGTCAATGTAGCAGATAATGCATCGAACCAAGTTCAACAGAAGAGCAGCGTCGTCGATAGTAAACAGAAGGTACGGAGATCGGAAATTCAAAGTATCGAgatcaaagaaatttctttgtcATCGGATGACTCTATGGGAGCAGACAACGAAAATCTATTTGATACAGCTCCCGAAGAAGTTGATCCTTTGGCGTGCACCGACGAAGATACGTTAAGAAAGTTAGGCGATAACGAGCAAAATGAGGTACCCGCGCCAAAAATGGGCTTGCGAGTCAAGCCTGTATCCGAACTTATTTATGACGGATGGAAATTAGATTCTATGGAATCACCAAAAGTATCTCGGAAACGGCGTAACAGCTCTCACGAGTCTAACTCGGAAGACGTCCGGACTAAACAAGAAGATGAAAGTATGATGGGAGGCAAAAGAATAAGACTACGCGGAAAACGTATCCCTGATAAACAATTGCGAAAATCTATAGAGGAGAGTCGCGTTGTAACGATAAGTTCGGAGGACGAGGTCGTGAAATGTAGCCCTGTGAAATTTGAAGGACAGAAAATTCAGAATGTTAGCGATGACCAAGGCACTCCTCATTCGGTTATGTTCGAAAGGAAAACAAGAGGACGTCCTAGAGGAAGACGAAGGCGTGGTTACAGAGGAAACGCACGGTCGACACGACCAAAACACCTTCAATATGGGAGCAATCAAGTTTCGGAAGTATCGCCTGAGGTTCATCTTGAAAGAACTCTAAGTAATAATGACGCAAACTTGAATATAACACCGATTTCTCAGAAAAGGCGGAAGAAAA GAAAAATGGTTTTGGGCCTCGAGGTAGGCAGAGACATTGCCGAAGTGCATTCCGGATTAACGCAAGACGAAACTCCTGTCAGGCAGTCTAGAAGAATAgcgcaattaaaaattaaagaagaagcAGATAAACGGAGGATCGAGGACGAAATTTTAGTCGATTCGAAAGACAAGAAAGATTCCacggaaaagaagaaacgcaAGAAACAAAAA CCGGAAAGCGAAGAAGAAGtagtaataaaagaaatagaaacggACAAGAAATCTAAAAGGAAACGTCgaaggaggaaaaaaaagaagatgtTGGCTAAATTTAACGAAGCACATCCGTGGCGGAGTTCTTCGGGATCTAGTAgcgacgaagaaaatgaagttgaagaggaagaagacgaagaagaggaaataGAGAGCGAAGGATCCTTACTTTTTAAAAGTGACCATGAATTCTCGCCAGAAAGCGATCTTGAAAAGGATCAGGAATCTGAACCGTTAAGAAGAGCTAGAACTGCTCAGAAAG CTCAAAGCGATGTCGAAGAAGCGGATGATGAATATGCTTGCCAGAAATGTGATAAAGCAGATCATCCAGAATGGATACTTCTTTGCGATTCTTGTGATAAAGGCTGGCACTGCTCTTGCCTTAGACCTGCACTGATGCTCATACCCGAGGGTGATTGGTTCTGTCCTCCGTGTCAACAT AACTTACTCGTGACTAAATTACAAGAAAGCTTAAGATCGTACGATCAGTTAGCGAAAAGGCatgaaaatgaagttttaagaaaaaagagaTTAGCATTCGTTGGTATAAGTCTAGATAATGTTCTTCATAAAAACGAGTCGCAACGTCAGAAAGGATCGAAAGCGTCTAGTCAAGAATCTG AATCCTCctctgcttcttcttcttcttcttcaagtTCAGAAACTTCTAGCAGCGAGGAAAGCGAACCTGTATACCAGTTACGCGAAAGGCGATCtgcaaataaatacaagtttaACGACTATGACGCAATGATTAATGCTGCCATTCAGGACGAAGTAGAGGCTATTCAGGGAGCTGGAAATCAAGGAAGAGGAAAAGACATCGCAACTATAGTTAAcgcaaagaaagaagaagcaGAG ctTCAGTTTAAGAGTGAATTATTAAGCGCCGAGGAGACACAAGAGAACAAGGATAACATGGACAAGAAATCAGAAAAGGACAGTGACGAAGAATATAAGATCGAGGGAGAGGATGTTATCGATGACAATGATGATCATAAACAAGtcgtaaaaaaatttttgtccCGAAAAAAGCCCCGTAAATTAAATAGTCTTGATATAAGCAGCGAGGATGATCCAGAAAGCGACGAAGATTTCAAAGGCACCAGTTCGGAAGACGAGGAAGATTTTGATGATCATGTGACATCTTCCGATGAAAGCACTTTTGCTGACACAAAACGACGCGGTAAAAGAGGAGATTCGCGATCGGTACGAAGAAGTACCAGGGCCAGGACTATGCGTTACGAAGAAGACTTTA ttgACGACGATAGCGAGGAAAGCGATAGaccgaaaaggaaaaaatctCGATCTGCATGGGATTCAGATAATGAAGATAGTGATAATTCGTGGcgacagaaaaagaaaaa aAGTAAAACTCTATCAACATCCAGACATAAGACGTTACCGAAAACTaagagtaaaaagaaaaaaaagagaaaacgtaTCATTGAATCAGATAATCAAAGCGAAAACGACGAATCAATCGAAGGATTAAGAATTGAAGCGCAATGTGAAGCGCAACGGCAGTTAGAAGTAGAGGAACCCACAATACCTGAAGCCGTAGATATCAAACTTGAAAATGCAACCGAAGGTAACGACAACATCGTCGCTCACGAGGCGAAAGATACAAGATTAGAGGGAATAAAGTCTGAACTACCTCAAGTATCAATCGTTCCACTAGTAGACGAACTAGGAcagcaaaagaaaaagaaa gAGAACATAACGAAACCAAAGAAGACCACGACCATTCGGAGAAAA ATCATTTATGGTGGTCTTCCAGACGAAAACAAAccggaagaagaagaaatattaggtagacGAACTCGaggtagaaaaattaattatcaagaAGAAATCGCGACGGATAGCGAAGAG GAATTAAAGAAGGCATTGAGAAGAACTGGTGAAAGCGAAGATGAGTTTATCGTGAACGAAGGCGAAGATGTTATCGAGGATATTGACAAAG GTGACATTTACAATCCAAAAAAGGATGGTCacaaatcaaaaaataaatcaccAAAAAGTAGGAAACCGAAGAAAAGCAAAAGTCCAGGAGTTAAACGAAAAATG AAAACGTAG